The following are from one region of the Paenibacillus bovis genome:
- the rplB gene encoding 50S ribosomal protein L2 has protein sequence MPIKKYKPTSPARRNMSVSTFEEITTNQPEKTLLAPLFKKAGRNNQGKITVRHHGGGHKRKYRIIDFKRNKDGIPGRVATIEYDPNRTSNIALLHYADGEKRYIIAPKGLKVGDQVFSGPESDIKIGNSLPLENIPVGTVIHNIELKPGKGGQLVRAAGTEAQLLGKEEKYVSIRLSSGEVRRVLKVCRATIGSVGNEDHELIKIGKAGRNRWLGKRPQVRGVVMNPNDHPHGGGEGKAPIGRKSPMSPWGKPTLGYKTRKKGKASDQYIIRRRTK, from the coding sequence GTGCCTATTAAAAAGTACAAACCGACATCCCCGGCTCGTCGTAATATGAGTGTTTCGACATTCGAAGAGATTACAACGAATCAACCGGAGAAAACGTTGCTGGCTCCGCTTTTCAAAAAAGCAGGCCGTAACAACCAAGGTAAAATTACTGTTCGTCACCACGGCGGCGGACACAAACGTAAATACCGTATCATCGACTTCAAGCGTAACAAAGATGGAATACCAGGTCGCGTTGCTACAATCGAGTACGATCCAAACCGTACTTCCAACATCGCGCTGCTGCATTACGCTGATGGCGAAAAACGTTACATCATCGCTCCAAAAGGACTGAAAGTTGGAGATCAAGTATTCTCCGGTCCGGAATCCGATATCAAAATCGGTAACTCCCTGCCATTGGAAAACATTCCTGTAGGTACAGTTATCCACAATATCGAATTGAAACCAGGTAAAGGTGGTCAGCTCGTTCGCGCAGCTGGTACGGAAGCCCAATTGCTTGGTAAAGAAGAAAAATACGTATCTATCCGCCTGTCTTCCGGTGAAGTACGTCGCGTACTTAAAGTATGCCGCGCTACAATCGGTTCTGTAGGTAACGAAGATCACGAATTGATCAAAATCGGTAAAGCTGGTCGTAACCGCTGGTTGGGCAAACGTCCACAAGTTCGAGGCGTAGTTATGAACCCTAACGATCACCCACACGGTGGTGGTGAAGGTAAAGCTCCTATCGGTCGTAAATCTCCAATGTCACCTTGGGGTAAACCAACTCTGGGTTACAAAACTCGTAAAAAAGGTAAAGCTTCCGATCAATACATCATTCGCCGCCGCACGAAGTAA
- the rplW gene encoding 50S ribosomal protein L23, translating to MKDPRDIIKRPVITERTADYMSELKYAFEVDIRSNKTEIKKAIEEIFKVKVSKVNTLRMPAKPKRYGRYSGYTSEWKKAIVTLAPESKPLEFFESVE from the coding sequence ATGAAGGATCCACGCGATATAATCAAGCGTCCGGTAATTACTGAGCGTACTGCTGACTACATGAGCGAACTGAAATATGCTTTCGAAGTTGACATTCGTTCGAATAAAACGGAAATCAAAAAGGCAATTGAAGAAATCTTCAAAGTGAAAGTGTCCAAAGTTAACACTCTTCGCATGCCAGCTAAACCAAAACGTTATGGCCGTTACAGTGGTTATACTTCCGAATGGAAGAAAGCAATCGTAACATTGGCTCCAGAAAGCAAGCCGCTTGAGTTTTTTGAATCTGTAGAGTAA
- the rplD gene encoding 50S ribosomal protein L4 yields the protein MPKVALYSIDGSQVGEIELSDSVFGIEPNTSVLHDAVVMQRASLRQGTHKVKGRSEVRGGGRKPWKQKGTGRARQGSIRSPQWKGGGVVFGPTPRSYAFKLPKKVRRLAIKSALSSKVVANEIIVLDTLTLNSPKTKEFAAILNNLKVDRKALIVASEYDNNVALSARNIPGVKFVAADGVNVLDVLVHDKLILTKEAVQKVEEVFA from the coding sequence ATGCCCAAAGTAGCACTTTATAGTATCGATGGCAGCCAGGTTGGCGAAATCGAATTGAGCGATTCCGTATTCGGTATCGAACCTAATACTAGCGTGCTCCACGATGCAGTTGTTATGCAACGCGCTTCTCTTCGTCAAGGTACTCACAAAGTAAAAGGACGCTCTGAAGTTCGCGGTGGTGGACGCAAACCATGGAAACAGAAAGGAACTGGACGTGCTCGTCAAGGTTCTATCCGTTCTCCACAATGGAAAGGCGGCGGCGTAGTATTTGGACCAACTCCACGTAGCTATGCTTTCAAACTGCCTAAAAAAGTTCGTCGTCTGGCGATCAAATCTGCTTTGTCTTCCAAAGTAGTAGCTAATGAAATTATCGTTCTGGATACACTGACTCTGAACAGTCCAAAAACTAAAGAGTTTGCAGCAATCCTGAACAACCTGAAAGTAGACCGTAAAGCATTGATCGTAGCTTCCGAGTACGACAATAACGTAGCTCTTTCTGCTCGTAACATCCCAGGTGTTAAATTCGTTGCAGCTGACGGTGTGAATGTTCTAGACGTGCTTGTGCACGATAAACTGATTCTGACGAAGGAAGCAGTTCAGAAGGTAGAGGAGGTGTTCGCGTAA
- the rplC gene encoding 50S ribosomal protein L3 has protein sequence MKGILGRKLGMTQVFTAEGNVIPVTVIEAGPCVVLQKKDLENDGYEAVQIGFADKKASRSNKPEAGHATKANTVPKRYVREIRGVDLANVEVGQELKADLFAEGEFVDVTGISKGKGFAGVIKRWGQSRGPMSHGSRYHRRPGSMGSIQANRVPKGKRLPGHMGHDTVTIQHLEVIRVDAERNVILVKGSIPGPKNSFVKVKETVKK, from the coding sequence ATGAAAGGTATCTTAGGAAGAAAACTTGGTATGACTCAAGTCTTTACCGCGGAAGGTAACGTTATTCCCGTAACGGTAATCGAAGCTGGACCATGTGTGGTTCTGCAGAAGAAAGACCTGGAAAATGACGGATACGAAGCGGTACAAATCGGTTTTGCTGATAAAAAAGCAAGCAGATCCAACAAACCGGAAGCAGGACATGCTACTAAAGCAAACACTGTGCCTAAGCGCTACGTTCGCGAAATTCGCGGTGTTGACCTCGCAAATGTCGAGGTTGGCCAGGAACTCAAAGCAGATTTGTTTGCTGAAGGTGAGTTCGTTGACGTAACGGGTATTTCCAAAGGTAAAGGTTTTGCCGGCGTTATCAAACGTTGGGGACAAAGCCGCGGACCAATGTCTCACGGTTCCCGTTATCATCGCAGACCAGGTTCGATGGGTTCTATCCAAGCGAACCGTGTACCGAAAGGTAAACGTCTGCCAGGTCACATGGGTCATGATACAGTAACGATCCAACACCTCGAAGTTATCCGCGTGGATGCTGAGCGTAACGTAATTCTCGTTAAAGGCTCTATCCCAGGCCCTAAAAATAGCTTCGTTAAAGTTAAAGAAACGGTGAAAAAATAA
- the rpsJ gene encoding 30S ribosomal protein S10: protein MAKQKIRIRLKAYDHRILDQSAEKIVETAKRSGAGVSGPIPLPTEKQIITILRAVHKYKDSREQFEQRTHKRLIDIVNPTPQTVDALMRLDLPSGVDIEIKL, encoded by the coding sequence ATGGCAAAGCAAAAGATTCGTATTCGCTTGAAAGCTTACGATCACAGAATTCTTGATCAATCCGCAGAGAAAATCGTTGAAACGGCTAAACGTTCCGGCGCAGGAGTATCCGGACCGATCCCGCTTCCGACTGAGAAACAAATCATCACTATTCTCCGTGCGGTGCATAAATACAAAGATTCTCGTGAACAATTCGAACAACGTACACATAAACGTTTGATCGACATTGTTAACCCAACTCCACAAACTGTGGATGCTCTGATGCGTCTGGACTTACCGTCTGGCGTAGATATCGAAATTAAACTGTAA
- the tuf gene encoding elongation factor Tu — MAKAKFERNKPHVNIGTIGHVDHGKTTLTAAITTVLSKTYGGAAVAFDQIDKAPEERERGITISTAHVEYETPNRHYAHVDCPGHADYVKNMITGAAQMDGAILVVSAADGPMPQTREHILLSRQVGVPYIVVFLNKCDMVEDEELLELVEMEVRDLLSEYDFPGDDTPITRGSAREALANPDGDWAKKIVEMFETIDTYIPTPERDTDRPFLMPVEDVFSITGRGTVATGRIERGTVKVGDEIEIVGIQEETKKSVVTGVEMFRKLMDSAQAGDNIGALLRGVDRTQIERGQVLSKPGSVNPHTEFSAQVYVLTKEEGGRHKPFFTGYRPQFYFRTTDVTGVISLPEGTEMVMPGDNITVSVSLINPIAIEEGTRFAIREGGRTVGAGAVATISK, encoded by the coding sequence ATGGCAAAGGCTAAATTTGAACGTAATAAACCGCACGTTAACATCGGTACTATCGGTCACGTCGATCATGGTAAAACAACTCTGACTGCTGCAATCACAACTGTACTGTCCAAAACTTACGGTGGTGCTGCTGTAGCATTCGATCAAATCGATAAAGCTCCAGAAGAGCGCGAGCGCGGTATCACTATCTCTACTGCACACGTTGAGTACGAAACTCCTAACCGTCACTATGCACACGTTGACTGCCCAGGTCACGCTGACTATGTTAAAAACATGATCACTGGTGCTGCACAAATGGACGGAGCGATCCTGGTTGTATCCGCAGCTGATGGCCCTATGCCACAGACTCGTGAGCACATCCTGCTGTCCCGCCAAGTAGGCGTACCTTACATCGTAGTATTCCTGAACAAATGTGACATGGTAGAAGACGAAGAGCTTCTGGAACTGGTAGAAATGGAAGTTCGCGATCTGCTGAGCGAATACGATTTCCCAGGCGACGATACTCCAATCACTCGTGGTTCTGCTCGTGAAGCACTGGCTAACCCTGATGGCGACTGGGCTAAGAAAATCGTTGAAATGTTCGAAACAATCGATACTTACATCCCAACTCCAGAGCGCGACACTGATCGTCCGTTCCTGATGCCTGTCGAGGACGTATTCTCTATCACTGGTCGTGGTACAGTTGCAACTGGCCGTATCGAGCGTGGTACTGTTAAAGTCGGCGACGAGATCGAAATCGTTGGTATCCAAGAAGAAACTAAGAAATCCGTTGTTACGGGCGTAGAAATGTTCCGTAAACTGATGGATTCCGCTCAAGCTGGTGACAACATTGGCGCCCTGCTGCGTGGTGTTGATCGTACTCAAATCGAGCGTGGACAAGTACTGTCCAAACCAGGTTCTGTTAACCCGCATACTGAGTTTTCCGCTCAAGTATACGTTCTGACAAAAGAAGAAGGTGGCCGTCACAAGCCTTTCTTCACTGGTTACCGTCCACAGTTCTACTTCCGTACAACTGACGTAACTGGCGTTATCTCCCTGCCAGAAGGTACTGAAATGGTTATGCCTGGTGATAACATCACTGTTAGCGTATCCCTGATCAACCCAATCGCGATTGAAGAAGGTACTCGCTTTGCGATCCGTGAAGGCGGACGTACAGTAGGCGCTGGCGCGGTTGCTACAATCTCCAAATAA
- the fusA gene encoding elongation factor G: protein MAREFSLKNTRNIGIMAHIDAGKTTTTERILFYTGRTHKIGEVHEGAATMDWMEQEQERGITITSAATTAQWKGHRVNIIDTPGHVDFTVEVERSLRVLDGAVGVFSAKEGVEPQSETVWRQADRYGVPRIAYVNKMDIIGADYLNVVKDMRDRLQANAVAIQLPIGAENDFVGIIDIIEMKAIQYKDDLGKDPVDIEIPADLKDTVDELRMELVEKVSELDEDLMMKYLEGEELTVDEIKAALRKGVCDVKIFPVICGSSYRNKGVQPMLDAVIDYLPSPLDVPAINGQLEDGTEEIRHSSDEEPFSALAFKIMTDPYVGKLTFFRVYSGVLQSGSYVLNATKGKRERIGRILQMHANSREEISVVYAGDIAAAVGLKDTGTGDTLCDEKNPVILESMNFPDPVIEIAVEPKTKADQDKMATALGKLTEEDPTLRASTNEETGQTILAGMGELHLDIIIDRMRREFKVETNVGQPQVAYRETFRQPARVEGKFVRQSGGRGQYGHVWVEFEPLEAGTGNQFESKIVGGSVPREYVGPALQGIEEQMKNGVLAGFPVVDVKATVVDGSYHDVDSNEMAFKIAGSMALKSAKDKCKPVLLEPIMKVEVTVPEEYMGDVMGMLNSRRGRIEGMDSRSGTQIIRAKVPLSEMFGYSTTLRSGTQGRGVFSMELSHYEEVPKSIAEAVSAKANG, encoded by the coding sequence ATGGCAAGAGAGTTCTCCTTGAAAAATACACGTAATATTGGTATCATGGCACACATTGATGCCGGTAAAACAACCACTACAGAACGTATCTTGTTCTACACAGGACGTACGCACAAAATCGGTGAAGTTCACGAAGGCGCTGCGACAATGGACTGGATGGAGCAAGAACAAGAGCGCGGTATTACGATTACATCCGCGGCTACGACTGCTCAGTGGAAGGGCCACCGCGTTAATATCATTGATACTCCAGGTCACGTTGACTTCACTGTTGAAGTTGAACGTTCCCTGCGTGTATTGGACGGGGCCGTAGGCGTATTTAGTGCGAAAGAGGGCGTTGAGCCACAATCCGAGACTGTTTGGAGACAAGCAGACCGTTATGGTGTACCTCGTATCGCTTATGTCAATAAAATGGATATTATCGGTGCTGATTACCTGAACGTAGTTAAAGATATGCGCGATCGTCTGCAAGCGAACGCAGTAGCGATTCAATTGCCGATCGGTGCAGAAAATGACTTCGTAGGTATCATCGATATTATTGAAATGAAAGCTATCCAGTACAAAGATGATCTGGGTAAAGATCCGGTAGATATCGAGATCCCAGCCGATCTGAAAGATACTGTTGATGAGCTTCGTATGGAACTGGTAGAGAAAGTATCAGAACTGGACGAAGATCTGATGATGAAATACCTCGAAGGAGAAGAGCTGACGGTTGATGAAATCAAAGCTGCTCTGCGTAAAGGTGTTTGTGATGTTAAGATCTTCCCTGTAATCTGTGGTTCCTCTTACCGCAACAAAGGTGTTCAGCCGATGTTGGATGCAGTTATCGATTACCTGCCATCGCCACTGGATGTACCGGCGATCAACGGTCAACTCGAAGACGGTACAGAAGAAATTCGTCATTCTTCGGATGAAGAACCATTCTCTGCACTGGCATTCAAAATCATGACTGACCCTTATGTTGGTAAACTGACATTCTTCCGTGTATACTCTGGTGTACTGCAATCCGGTTCTTACGTTCTGAATGCCACTAAAGGCAAACGCGAACGTATCGGTCGTATCCTGCAGATGCACGCTAACAGCCGTGAAGAAATCAGCGTAGTATACGCTGGTGACATCGCTGCAGCTGTTGGTTTGAAAGATACAGGAACTGGTGATACACTGTGTGATGAGAAGAATCCGGTTATCCTGGAGTCCATGAACTTCCCTGATCCGGTTATCGAGATCGCAGTTGAGCCAAAAACCAAAGCAGACCAAGATAAAATGGCAACTGCTCTGGGTAAATTGACGGAAGAAGATCCTACTCTGCGCGCTTCTACTAACGAAGAAACAGGTCAAACGATCCTGGCAGGTATGGGTGAGCTTCACCTTGATATCATTATCGACCGTATGCGTCGTGAATTTAAGGTTGAAACTAACGTAGGTCAACCACAGGTTGCTTATCGTGAAACATTCCGTCAACCAGCTCGCGTCGAAGGTAAATTCGTACGTCAATCCGGTGGTCGTGGTCAATACGGTCACGTATGGGTTGAATTCGAACCTCTCGAAGCAGGTACTGGTAACCAATTCGAAAGCAAAATCGTCGGTGGTTCCGTACCAAGAGAATACGTTGGTCCTGCACTTCAAGGTATCGAGGAGCAAATGAAGAACGGTGTTCTTGCAGGCTTCCCGGTTGTAGACGTAAAAGCTACAGTTGTAGACGGATCTTATCATGATGTCGATTCCAACGAGATGGCATTTAAAATTGCCGGTTCGATGGCATTGAAATCCGCAAAAGACAAGTGTAAACCTGTCCTGCTGGAGCCTATCATGAAAGTTGAAGTTACAGTACCAGAAGAGTACATGGGTGACGTAATGGGTATGCTGAACTCCCGTCGCGGCCGTATCGAAGGTATGGATTCCCGCAGCGGTACTCAAATTATCCGTGCAAAAGTACCTCTGTCCGAAATGTTTGGATATTCCACAACACTTCGTTCCGGTACACAAGGACGCGGCGTGTTCTCCATGGAACTTTCTCATTATGAAGAAGTACCTAAGAGCATTGCTGAAGCAGTTAGTGCAAAAGCTAACGGCTAA
- the rpsG gene encoding 30S ribosomal protein S7 — MPRKGPVTKRDVLPDPVYNSKLVTRLINRIMIDGKRGVAQSILYNAFNLIQERTGNDPMEVFEAAIKNIMPVLEVKARRVGGANYQVPIEVKPERRTSLGLRWLVNYSRNRGEKTMEERLAAEIIDASNNTGASVKKREDTHKMAEANKAFAHYRW, encoded by the coding sequence ATGCCAAGAAAAGGTCCAGTTACCAAAAGAGACGTGTTGCCAGATCCGGTTTATAACAGCAAGCTTGTTACTCGCCTGATCAACCGCATCATGATCGACGGAAAACGTGGAGTTGCTCAAAGCATTCTTTATAACGCGTTCAACCTGATCCAAGAACGTACAGGAAATGATCCTATGGAAGTATTCGAGGCGGCAATCAAAAACATTATGCCGGTTCTCGAAGTTAAAGCTCGCCGTGTCGGTGGTGCTAACTATCAAGTACCTATCGAAGTTAAGCCGGAGAGACGTACTTCCCTTGGTCTGCGTTGGCTCGTAAACTACTCCCGCAACCGCGGCGAGAAGACTATGGAAGAGCGTTTAGCAGCAGAAATCATCGATGCATCCAATAACACTGGCGCATCCGTGAAAAAACGTGAAGATACACACAAAATGGCTGAAGCGAACAAAGCGTTTGCTCACTACCGCTGGTAG
- the rpsL gene encoding 30S ribosomal protein S12 has protein sequence MPTINQLVRKGRQAKIEKSKSPALQKGFNALKRQETNLSAPQKRGVCTRVGTMTPKKPNSALRKYARVRLTNRIEVTAYIPGIGHNLQEHSVVLVRGGRVKDLPGVRYHIVRGALDTAGVNNRMQGRSKYGTKRPKEKK, from the coding sequence ATGCCAACTATCAATCAATTGGTCCGTAAAGGACGTCAAGCGAAAATCGAGAAATCGAAATCTCCTGCACTGCAAAAAGGGTTTAACGCTCTGAAACGTCAAGAGACAAACCTGAGTGCTCCACAAAAACGTGGTGTATGTACTCGTGTAGGTACGATGACTCCGAAAAAACCGAACTCCGCGCTTCGTAAGTATGCTCGTGTACGTTTAACTAACCGTATCGAGGTTACTGCTTACATTCCAGGTATCGGTCATAACCTTCAAGAGCACAGCGTAGTACTCGTACGCGGTGGCCGGGTTAAAGACTTACCAGGGGTTCGTTATCATATCGTTCGTGGCGCGCTGGATACAGCAGGCGTTAACAACCGTATGCAAGGTCGTTCCAAATATGGTACAAAACGTCCTAAAGAGAAAAAGTAA
- a CDS encoding ribosomal L7Ae/L30e/S12e/Gadd45 family protein, which translates to MTNDKGLQDARIKIGTKQTMRMVETGQADEVYVAQDAEQHLISKIVQLCSKHSVRITYVDTMKELGKACGIEVGSAMAVVLK; encoded by the coding sequence ATGACTAATGATAAAGGATTACAGGATGCCCGTATCAAGATCGGCACCAAGCAGACAATGCGAATGGTCGAAACGGGGCAAGCTGATGAAGTCTATGTTGCGCAGGATGCAGAGCAGCATCTCATTTCAAAGATCGTGCAATTGTGTTCCAAGCACTCTGTCAGAATCACTTATGTAGATACGATGAAGGAACTGGGCAAAGCATGTGGAATCGAAGTGGGAAGTGCGATGGCTGTTGTCCTTAAATAA